The following proteins are encoded in a genomic region of Lutra lutra chromosome 16, mLutLut1.2, whole genome shotgun sequence:
- the CD7 gene encoding T-cell antigen CD7 yields the protein MAPELPLLPLRLSYACTLLGALATQEVRQLPPYTIASEGGSINITCSTSGPLAGVYLKQRWPKSTSVIYYEDKKQPTVDKCFRGRVAFSGLQHNLTITLSRLQLADAGAYVCQAVMDDEVWGPGTLVLVTDKVSQEADTCQKSQLTSAFPVVLAVSCFFLGLAIGAACVLRKTQVKKLYCTEDKNSACVVYEDMSYGGQNRMCTPNEYQ from the exons ATGGCCCCAGAGCTCCCTCTGCTCCCGCTGCGCCTCTCTTATGCCTGTACCCTGCTCGGGGCTCTGGCCACCCAAG AGGTGCGGCAGCTCCCCCCCTACACGATTGCCTCAGAGGGGGGCTCCATCAACATCACCTGCTCCACGAGCGGGCCCCTGGCCGGGGTCTACCTGAAGCAAAGGTGGCCAAAGTCCACCAGCGTGATTTACTATGAAGACAAGAAGCAGCCCACAGTAGACAAGTGCTTCCGAGGTCGTGTTGCCTTCTCCGGGCTGCAGCACAACCTGACCATCACCCTGAGCCGCCTGCAGCTGGCTGACGCTGGGGCTTACGTCTGCCAGGCGGTCATGGATGACGAGGTCTGGGGCCCTGGCACCCTGGTGCTGGTGACAG ACAAAGTGTCCCAGGAAGCAGACACGTGCCAGAAGTCTCAGCTGACCTCGGCCTTCCCTGTGGTCCTAGCTGTGAGCTGCTTCTTCCTCGGGCTGGCGATAGGGGCAGCGTGTGTGCTGAGGAAGACACAG GTCAAGAAACTGTACTGCACAGAGGACAAGAACTCAGCATGTGTGGTGTACGAGGACATGTCCTATGGAGGCCAAAACAGGATGTGCACCCCCAATGAGTACCAGTGA
- the LOC125087494 gene encoding sterile alpha motif domain-containing protein 1-like, with product MPQTLGALPSQAFAAGAASPGLALGGFPCPSGKGACPCAVCSLGNASPGLPGCVPEWAGGSSAPPGVSPARPCPAGRPQLRPTPRHAPPLAVPGAALLPAVEPRVSADLSRSPGPCGFSGLCRTHCPLRFHPNCLWPPGQPGGLGGQRVPPLHRPPAEAEREQANRERVSRAVGGRPRPPSRVSLRVAGHAWPDSLFNSRIRGAQFRAFVRSRSARPSPPSALRFHHPEKKRVPAPGPRTAGTARAPRSRSPVWRGLAPGCRGGRSQGRPKDLNPGADGRGLNHLHKS from the exons ATGCCCCAGACCCTTGGAGCGTTGCCG AGCCAGGCCTTTGCCGCTGGGGCAGCCTCCCCGGGCCTCGCCCTGGGTGGGTTTCCCTGCCCTTCTGGCAAGGGCGCCTGCCCGTGTGCCGTCTGCTCCCTCGGAAACGCCAGCCCGGGTCTCCCCGGGTGTGTTCCCGAGTGGGCTGGGGGCTCCTCCGCCCCTCCCGGGGTCTCTCCCGCCAGACCCTGCCCCGCAGGCCGGCCCCAGCTGCGCCCCACCCCCAGACACGCTCCGCCCCTTGCGGTCCCGGGCGCCGCGCTTCTCCCGGCGGTGGAGCCGCGCGTGTCCGCAGACCTTTCCCGCTCCCCCGGGCCCTGCGGTTTCAGTGGACTCTGCCGGACCCACTGTCCCCTCCGCTTCCACCCAAACTGCCTCTGGCCTCCTGGGCAGCCCGGAGGCCTCGGAGGACAGCGGGTCCCGCCGCTCCACCGTCCTCCCGCGGAAGCAGAGCGCGAGCAGGCGAACCGGGAGCGCGTGAGCCGCGCCGTGGGGGGCCGCCCTCGCCCGCCGTCGCGCGTGTCTCTGCGCGTGGCCGGACACGCGTGGCCGGACTCGCTGTTCAACTCGCGCATTCGCGGGGCGCAGTTCAGGGCGTTCGTGCGTTCACGGAGCGCGCGGCCGTCCCCGCCGTCCGCTTTACGATTCCATCACCCCGAAAAGAAGCGTGTGCCCGCCCCCGGGCCCCGCACCGCTGGAACCGCCCGGGCTCCGCGCTCTCGCTCGCCGGTGTGGCGGGGGCTGGCACCGGGCTGCCGAG GTGGCAGGTCACAGGGCAGGCCCAAGGATCTTAACCCTGGAGCTGATGGACGGGGACTGAATCATCTGCACAAATCATGA